A stretch of Paraburkholderia phenazinium DNA encodes these proteins:
- a CDS encoding MotA/TolQ/ExbB proton channel family protein has product MNDWTNLADAARLGGWVIYPLTVLAIVALAITLDRAYAFWRFASMPGLVDLTQLPGSLPKQHAFSRIGQLLRDPRTPLWRIETRVEAAAAQIERDMSRGLWLLETIVTAAPLLGLLGTIVGMMHSFKLIGGDGLVNPSGVTGGVAQALIATAIGLVIALVALFAFNFFSRRIDRLMDELESFANESLSDLRLASESAGLPS; this is encoded by the coding sequence ATGAACGACTGGACCAATCTCGCCGACGCGGCACGCCTCGGTGGCTGGGTAATCTATCCGCTGACGGTGCTGGCGATCGTCGCGCTCGCCATCACGCTCGACCGGGCATATGCGTTCTGGCGGTTTGCAAGCATGCCCGGATTGGTGGACCTCACGCAGCTTCCCGGTAGCCTGCCAAAACAGCACGCATTCAGCCGGATTGGCCAGTTGCTGCGCGACCCGCGGACTCCGTTGTGGCGCATCGAAACGCGGGTCGAGGCTGCCGCCGCGCAGATCGAGCGTGATATGAGCCGCGGCTTGTGGCTGCTGGAGACCATCGTGACGGCGGCGCCGCTGCTCGGACTGCTCGGCACGATCGTCGGCATGATGCATTCGTTCAAACTGATCGGCGGCGATGGCCTGGTGAATCCGTCGGGCGTCACCGGCGGCGTCGCGCAGGCGCTGATCGCCACCGCGATTGGCCTTGTCATCGCTCTCGTCGCGCTGTTTGCGTTTAACTTCTTTTCGCGCCGTATCGATCGTCTGATGGACGAACTCGAATCGTTCGCCAACGAGTCGCTCAGCGACCTGCGCCTCGCTAGCGAAAGCGCGGGCCTTCCGTCATGA
- a CDS encoding ExbD/TolR family protein translates to MKLRRSRRSKRGRIEIIPMIDVMFFLLATFMLTSLAMQRLDAVRINLPQGRAQQMTQDKPLTLSVNEANQVFINQQAVRLDQVTPTIARLLRPDANVVVAADDHASHGVVVQAMLAARQAGAEHFLVAVHRE, encoded by the coding sequence ATGAAACTGCGGCGCTCACGCCGCTCGAAGCGCGGCCGCATCGAAATCATTCCGATGATCGATGTGATGTTCTTTCTGCTGGCGACCTTCATGCTGACCTCGCTGGCCATGCAGCGTCTGGACGCCGTGCGGATCAACCTGCCGCAAGGACGCGCGCAACAGATGACCCAGGACAAGCCGCTGACGCTGTCGGTGAACGAGGCCAATCAGGTATTTATCAATCAGCAGGCCGTGCGGCTCGATCAGGTCACGCCGACGATCGCGCGCCTGTTGCGTCCCGACGCCAACGTGGTGGTCGCCGCCGACGATCACGCGTCGCATGGTGTCGTCGTGCAGGCCATGCTGGCCGCACGCCAGGCTGGAGCCGAGCACTTTCTGGTCGCCGTGCATCGTGAATAG
- a CDS encoding energy transducer TonB: MQRLLALADREDTRFAVAFVLAGMLCLTLLARSVGWLTTHESPPHTHAPTTIDMRLVELAPPPVPAPLTSVQRAAPAQAAPSPPVAKRTQTTPAPITHAIQPPRSSPTQPRQPPQPHEEAHSPIEPATPEQSATSTTSARAAPAAATASNAAAPSNSTAAATPAPPSGSTQARLLSQPMPVLPDDLREQGYQVTALAHFKVHADGTFEVELVKPTQNPRLNQILLETLHRWRFFPAMENGHPVESDQDVRVHFSVS, encoded by the coding sequence TTGCAACGGCTATTGGCGCTTGCTGATCGCGAGGACACGCGTTTTGCGGTCGCGTTTGTGCTGGCTGGGATGCTGTGTCTGACGCTACTGGCGCGCTCCGTGGGCTGGCTGACCACCCATGAATCTCCACCGCACACGCATGCGCCGACGACGATCGACATGCGTCTTGTCGAACTTGCGCCACCTCCGGTGCCTGCGCCGCTCACGTCCGTGCAACGAGCCGCACCTGCACAGGCGGCGCCCTCTCCGCCCGTCGCGAAGCGCACCCAGACCACCCCGGCGCCGATAACGCACGCGATCCAGCCGCCGCGTAGTAGTCCAACACAACCAAGGCAACCACCGCAGCCGCACGAAGAGGCGCACTCCCCGATTGAGCCGGCAACACCCGAGCAATCCGCAACGTCAACCACATCCGCGCGGGCAGCACCCGCAGCGGCCACGGCAAGCAACGCTGCCGCGCCGTCGAACAGCACAGCAGCCGCCACGCCCGCGCCGCCATCTGGCAGCACGCAAGCACGCCTGCTATCCCAACCGATGCCGGTACTGCCGGACGACCTGCGGGAGCAGGGTTATCAGGTCACGGCGCTCGCTCACTTCAAGGTACATGCCGACGGCACGTTCGAAGTCGAACTGGTGAAGCCTACGCAAAATCCGCGGCTCAATCAGATTCTGCTGGAAACCTTGCACCGCTGGCGCTTTTTCCCGGCAATGGAAAACGGCCACCCCGTCGAAAGCGATCAGGACGTGCGGGTGCACTTCTCGGTCAGTTGA
- a CDS encoding DUF2252 domain-containing protein — protein sequence MKASTIAEREASGRAAREHSKRSSHRATGDVHRNPVDLLKQSSEGRVQKLVPLRYGRMAVSPFTFFRGSAIIQAHDLSRTSDTGIVMPICGDGHLMNFGGFATPERQLVFDLNDFDEVALGPFEWDLKRLTASLVVAARHMRLSRGFSAELVMTAVSEYRDRMMQYAQCGALELWYERITFEHMAETALTPERRRTVRRGMEKAAGRTQESMLDKMCEHVGDHLVIRDAPPGLFHVHGANTMFEAEDDWFTLGDWRKLIGPMYGEYLKTLTHDRRELLSHFTAQDLVFKVVGVGSVGTRCLVLLSTDHMGKPLFLQIKEARQSVVAQYFKGQTLQHDGERVVRGQRVLQAASDIFLGWATGPSSRHFYFRQLRDMKLSANIELFDNDLLLGYAKLCGWVMARAHAKASGKAIEISAYIGRGDQFGEALTDYALAYADQVEKDYDVFMKACRNGELEARSDEDMAADFRM from the coding sequence ATGAAAGCCAGCACCATCGCGGAACGGGAGGCCAGCGGCCGGGCAGCGCGCGAACATTCGAAGCGCTCGAGTCATCGCGCGACTGGCGATGTCCACCGCAACCCGGTCGATCTTCTCAAGCAAAGCAGCGAAGGGCGGGTGCAGAAGCTGGTGCCATTGCGCTACGGTCGCATGGCCGTTTCGCCTTTCACGTTCTTTCGCGGCAGTGCGATCATCCAGGCTCACGACCTGAGCCGGACGTCCGACACGGGCATCGTGATGCCGATCTGCGGCGATGGCCATCTGATGAACTTCGGCGGTTTCGCGACACCGGAACGGCAACTCGTCTTCGATCTGAACGACTTCGATGAGGTGGCGCTCGGTCCGTTCGAATGGGATCTCAAACGCCTGACTGCCAGTCTCGTGGTGGCCGCGAGGCATATGCGCCTGAGCCGCGGCTTCTCCGCCGAACTGGTGATGACGGCGGTCAGCGAATACCGCGATCGCATGATGCAGTATGCGCAATGCGGGGCGCTCGAACTGTGGTACGAGCGCATTACGTTCGAACACATGGCCGAAACCGCGTTGACGCCGGAGCGCCGCCGCACCGTCAGGCGCGGCATGGAGAAGGCGGCTGGGCGTACTCAGGAGAGCATGCTCGACAAGATGTGCGAGCACGTGGGCGACCATCTGGTCATCCGTGACGCGCCGCCCGGGCTATTTCATGTGCACGGCGCCAATACGATGTTCGAGGCTGAAGACGACTGGTTCACTCTGGGCGACTGGCGCAAGCTCATCGGGCCCATGTACGGCGAGTACCTGAAGACGTTGACGCATGACCGGCGCGAACTGCTGAGCCACTTTACGGCCCAGGATCTGGTGTTCAAGGTGGTGGGCGTCGGCAGCGTGGGCACGCGCTGTCTGGTTCTGCTGAGCACCGATCATATGGGTAAGCCGCTCTTCCTCCAGATCAAGGAAGCGCGCCAGTCGGTGGTCGCCCAATACTTCAAGGGACAAACCTTGCAGCACGATGGCGAGCGCGTCGTGCGCGGGCAGCGCGTGCTGCAGGCAGCGAGCGACATCTTCCTCGGGTGGGCTACCGGCCCGTCGAGCCGGCATTTCTATTTCCGGCAACTGCGCGATATGAAGCTCTCGGCGAATATCGAGCTGTTCGATAACGACCTCCTGCTGGGGTACGCGAAGTTGTGCGGCTGGGTGATGGCGCGTGCTCATGCGAAGGCGAGCGGCAAGGCCATTGAAATCAGCGCCTATATCGGCCGCGGCGATCAGTTTGGAGAAGCGCTGACCGACTACGCACTCGCCTACGCAGACCAGGTCGAGAAAGACTACGACGTCTTCATGAAAGCCTGCCGCAACGGCGAGCTTGAAGCGCGCAGCGACGAGGACATGGCGGCGGATTTCCGTATGTAG
- a CDS encoding M23 family metallopeptidase, producing the protein MWLYLRNILVPEPVHSTNANASPDLKRTSPMGVAARVFMLSSALAATLGAPVESRAVSKPPGQASVPGPNQPAVQRPLPGTQSPTPDGTNRLPASDGPVTSVMQMAFDGLHNLSFLRDDLHSRPTLVLSLDEPVLMKMCRLSPSVCVPLAPSAGAHEWTGRVAVGTGKTGSLADTSGSRAADVAHPTTLSGVAPLEMPPAQTNTYAGEIKGGLHAAWTPVGLPADLVVQLSRIFAGRLDATQPAQAGDYYRIAYEPVDGKPASAAGVRITAVELRLAGQTHRAVWFVAPGRVAGDYYSFDGQRLTAEPFAMPLNFVRVSSPFGYRIHPVTGQRLLHTGVDLTAAPGTPVVAASAGTVQFVGYDSGYGNHVVLRHTQGYTSYYAHLSAFAKGLRAGMQVSQGQSLGAVGETGVATGPHLHFEVRLNNQPTDPLKLTSRSSAVPLAGRQRAAFDQLASVALAGLPAMPGDVRTAANTPFPVR; encoded by the coding sequence ATGTGGCTGTATCTACGTAACATCCTTGTCCCCGAGCCGGTTCATTCCACCAATGCGAATGCGTCGCCCGATCTCAAACGCACTTCTCCAATGGGTGTTGCGGCCAGAGTGTTCATGCTGAGCAGCGCGTTGGCTGCTACGCTGGGCGCGCCTGTCGAGTCGCGTGCGGTTTCAAAGCCACCCGGTCAGGCGTCAGTGCCGGGCCCAAACCAGCCTGCAGTGCAACGACCGCTGCCGGGCACGCAATCCCCGACTCCGGACGGCACAAACCGTCTGCCGGCCTCCGATGGGCCAGTCACATCCGTGATGCAAATGGCATTCGATGGCTTGCATAACCTGTCGTTCCTTCGCGACGATCTGCATTCGCGCCCAACGCTTGTCCTGTCGCTCGACGAGCCGGTGCTGATGAAGATGTGCCGGCTCAGCCCTTCCGTGTGCGTCCCGCTGGCTCCCTCTGCGGGTGCCCACGAATGGACCGGGCGGGTAGCCGTCGGTACTGGCAAGACGGGCAGCCTCGCCGACACCTCCGGGTCGCGTGCCGCCGATGTTGCTCATCCCACCACCCTCTCAGGCGTCGCCCCGTTGGAGATGCCGCCTGCGCAAACGAACACCTACGCGGGAGAGATCAAAGGTGGTTTGCACGCCGCGTGGACGCCGGTGGGCCTACCGGCGGATCTGGTCGTGCAACTCAGCCGTATCTTTGCGGGACGCCTCGACGCCACTCAACCGGCTCAAGCAGGCGACTACTACCGTATCGCCTATGAACCGGTCGACGGCAAGCCGGCCAGCGCGGCCGGCGTACGCATAACGGCGGTCGAGTTGCGACTCGCGGGTCAGACTCATCGCGCGGTCTGGTTTGTTGCGCCAGGAAGGGTAGCTGGCGACTACTATTCGTTCGACGGCCAGCGTCTGACCGCCGAACCGTTCGCCATGCCATTGAACTTCGTGCGCGTGAGTTCGCCATTCGGTTACCGCATTCATCCGGTGACCGGGCAGCGTCTGCTGCATACGGGCGTGGACCTCACTGCGGCGCCCGGTACGCCGGTCGTTGCTGCCTCCGCAGGCACGGTGCAGTTCGTTGGTTACGACAGCGGTTATGGCAATCATGTCGTGCTGCGTCACACGCAGGGCTATACCTCGTACTACGCGCATCTATCGGCGTTTGCCAAGGGACTGAGGGCAGGCATGCAGGTCAGCCAGGGACAGTCGTTGGGCGCAGTCGGAGAGACGGGAGTCGCGACTGGTCCGCATCTGCACTTTGAGGTTCGCCTGAACAACCAGCCTACCGATCCGCTCAAGCTGACGAGCCGTTCGAGCGCGGTGCCGCTGGCGGGTCGCCAGCGTGCCGCGTTCGATCAATTGGCGAGTGTCGCACTTGCCGGGCTTCCCGCAATGCCGGGCGATGTGCGCACGGCCGCGAATACGCCGTTTCCTGTGCGATGA
- a CDS encoding outer membrane protein, with product MKTKKIFYTVCTTTLAIILTGLTQAHAGTAPEAVQPQGSEFSGGYVGFKLGENRSNASGVAATARHDTTFPGLVAGYAFDAGPLVLGAEVFTDFHHGSATGKDGGLDAKVGVPVGKLMPYARLGFTGSWPDTRLHGGLGVEYKLSSQFGLAGEWTADTSRSSGTKRRNDSFTVGLNYHFQ from the coding sequence ATGAAGACAAAGAAGATTTTTTACACCGTTTGCACCACCACGCTCGCGATTATTCTGACCGGCCTCACGCAGGCTCATGCCGGTACCGCCCCCGAGGCAGTCCAGCCCCAAGGCAGCGAATTCTCCGGAGGGTACGTCGGCTTCAAACTTGGCGAGAACCGCTCCAACGCCTCGGGCGTCGCAGCCACAGCCAGGCACGACACAACGTTTCCCGGGCTAGTCGCAGGCTACGCGTTCGATGCCGGCCCCCTGGTGCTCGGCGCCGAGGTGTTCACCGATTTCCACCATGGCTCTGCCACCGGGAAGGATGGTGGTCTCGACGCGAAAGTGGGTGTTCCCGTCGGCAAACTGATGCCGTATGCGCGGCTCGGCTTTACGGGCTCATGGCCGGACACGCGACTGCATGGTGGATTGGGAGTGGAATATAAGCTATCCAGTCAATTCGGACTTGCCGGCGAATGGACCGCCGACACTTCCCGTTCAAGCGGCACGAAACGCAGAAATGACAGTTTTACTGTTGGATTGAATTATCATTTTCAATAA
- a CDS encoding phosphatase PAP2 family protein, translating to MWSAISDLGDAAMTLPLAVACCAWLAMSLSGWRAALAWLAPLCAGMLMVGLTKILYAGCGVQIPAIGFRVISGHTMLASAVWPMAFLLASRSGTSAGTRAALMLGFLLAALIGTARVFDQAHTTSEVIAGWALGAVVTVIFVRWKDTPVLPSRLRPFAIGSMLLVSAAAYGHHAPIQTAIESYSPVLCERLF from the coding sequence ATGTGGTCTGCCATTAGCGATCTCGGCGACGCAGCCATGACGCTACCCCTTGCTGTTGCCTGCTGCGCATGGCTAGCCATGTCCTTGTCTGGCTGGCGCGCCGCGCTCGCGTGGCTGGCACCGCTTTGCGCCGGCATGTTGATGGTCGGATTGACCAAGATTCTGTATGCCGGGTGCGGCGTGCAAATTCCCGCGATAGGTTTTCGCGTCATAAGCGGCCACACCATGCTTGCCTCGGCAGTCTGGCCAATGGCGTTCCTGCTTGCCTCGCGCAGCGGAACGAGCGCGGGCACGCGCGCCGCATTGATGTTGGGATTCCTGCTGGCTGCATTGATCGGCACGGCCCGCGTTTTCGATCAGGCACACACGACGTCGGAAGTTATCGCGGGTTGGGCTCTGGGCGCGGTGGTGACCGTGATCTTTGTACGCTGGAAGGACACACCCGTACTCCCCTCGCGCCTGCGGCCATTCGCGATCGGCTCGATGCTGTTAGTGTCGGCGGCTGCGTATGGACACCATGCACCGATTCAAACGGCCATCGAGTCTTATTCGCCAGTTCTTTGTGAACGGCTGTTTTAG